In Isoptericola jiangsuensis, the following proteins share a genomic window:
- a CDS encoding YceI family protein, with product MPDAPTRTWNDLVIPAPGRYDLDEAHKRIGFLAMHMMVSPVRGEFGSGSATIHVAEDPLDSWVTATIDAASISTHLDDRDTHLRSPDFLDVENFPTIEFRSRGIEWQPAPDPIFSWAMLKRSSPGRLGLQREPGSSAKFVLHGDLTIRGVTRPVALDAEFGGAGTDPYGRNIFGFSATAEFEREQFGLLWNVALETGGVLVAKKVRIELAGEAIRAA from the coding sequence ATGCCCGATGCGCCCACCAGGACCTGGAACGACCTCGTCATCCCCGCCCCGGGGAGGTACGACCTCGACGAAGCGCACAAGCGCATCGGCTTCCTCGCCATGCACATGATGGTCAGCCCCGTGCGCGGCGAGTTCGGCTCCGGGTCCGCGACCATCCACGTCGCCGAGGACCCCCTCGACTCCTGGGTGACCGCCACCATCGACGCCGCGTCGATCTCGACGCACCTCGACGACCGCGACACCCACCTGCGCAGCCCGGACTTCCTGGACGTGGAGAACTTCCCCACGATCGAGTTCCGCTCCCGCGGCATCGAGTGGCAGCCCGCCCCCGACCCGATCTTCTCCTGGGCGATGCTCAAGCGCAGCAGCCCCGGCCGCCTCGGCCTCCAGCGCGAGCCCGGGAGCAGCGCCAAGTTCGTCCTGCACGGCGACCTGACGATCCGCGGCGTCACGCGGCCCGTCGCGCTCGACGCCGAGTTCGGCGGCGCCGGGACCGACCCGTACGGCCGCAACATCTTCGGGTTCAGCGCCACCGCCGAGTTCGAGCGGGAGCAGTTCGGCCTGCTGTGGAACGTCGCGCTCGAGACCGGCGGCGTGCTCGTCGCCAAGAAGGTCCGCATCGAGCTCGCCGGCGAGGCGATCCGCGCCGCATGA